In one window of Brassica rapa cultivar Chiifu-401-42 chromosome A07, CAAS_Brap_v3.01, whole genome shotgun sequence DNA:
- the LOC117126475 gene encoding uncharacterized protein LOC117126475 has protein sequence MGSMGEGKLESLKNLCTKITEKLGPRGMETLRSLFENFNNYRTEHTEFRNSIQLLFDNHAKTQQHHVDTELEDGETREYHAFAVSAKVDDSLKEYPIHHGNIKIGGAHVGTRSKVDESTENYFTHHGNLRIRADVGLRVKVDENPRVDVSEERESEKHATSGLLKMNLERNNGSNLHSDEQIGRSLMKKRRTYMRLNRETPNYKLIPEEEQCPVKYEVLNNKVSLVKFDACGHKNLTEYEKAMAKCEEEMCKADVSMESLRSAVEKAEKVIKGEMRVKDLGVMFYACIKKLCHLDVFERVRQDYKKALPKILPRLKQKLDKLTVARAEKKFLLKQVMEDNTAKQRDSTAQGQGEKQHTFVSDFIYPLHKVPR, from the coding sequence ATGGGGTCTATGGGTGAGGGTAAGCTTGAGTCACTCAAAAACTTATGTACGAAAATCACTGAGAAACTTGGTCCCCGGGGAATGGAAACGTTACGTTCCttgtttgaaaattttaataactaCAGAACCGAACATACCGAGTTCCGCAACTCTATTCAACTTTTGTTCGACAATCATGCAAAGACACAACAACACCATGTTGATACCGAACTTGAAGACGGTGAAACCCGAGAATACCATGCTTTTGCTGTTAGCGCTAAAGTAGATGATAGCTTAAAAGAGTATCCTATTCATCATGGTAATATAAAGATAGGAGGAGCCCATGTTGGAACTAGGTCTAAAGTTGATGAGAGCACTGAAAATTATTTTACTCATCATGGTAACCTAAGGATTAGAGCCGATGTTGGACTAAGGGTTAAAGTAGATGAAAACCCTAGAGTAGATGTTTCTGAGGAGCGAGAGTCTGAGAAACACGCTACCAGTGGGCTCTTGAAGATGAACTTGGAGAGAAATAATGGAAGCAACTTGCACTCTGATGAACAGATTGGGAGGAGTCTGATGAAGAAACGTAGAACGTATATGCGGTTAAACAGAGAGACACCGAACTATAAGCTTATCCCCGAGGAAGAACAGTGTCCTGTCAAGTACGAGGTGCTGAACAACAAAGTCTCCCTGGTGAAATTTGATGCTTGCGGACATAAAAACCTAACTGAGTACGAAAAAGCAATGGCGAAATGTGAAGAAGAGATGTGTAAGGCTGATGTGTCGATGGAAAGTCTGAGAAGTGCAGTGGAGAAAGCGGAGAAAGTTATAAAGGGAGAGATGAGAGTGAAAGACCTTGGAGTAATGTTCTACGCGTGCATCAAAAAGCTATGTCATCTTGATGTGTTTGAACGTGTGAGACAAGACTACAAGAAGGCTTTACCTAAGATCTTACCCCGGTTGAAGCAGAAACTGGATAAGCTCACAGTTGCTCGAGCAGAAAAAAAGTTTCTCTTGAAGCAAGTCATGGAAGACAACACTGCAAAGCAAAGAGATTCCACTGCACAAGGTCAAGGGGAGAAACAACACACTTTTGTATCAGATTTTATATATCCACTGCACAAGGTCCCAagataa
- the LOC103828695 gene encoding uncharacterized protein LOC103828695 isoform X2, whose protein sequence is MEDHPHDESFHLQEIHSRVKELEHRHRNCIDESGESIPCGFEALAQDYALQLETKVKEIVEDYCHVEESEAYLEYLRKELHSAEAETAKVSQEIERLSKAHAEDSTRLESDLEGLLFSLDFLSSQDVDKSKENLPSSSSMEVCDVDYDEKFKMFELENQIEEKKVILKSLEDLDSVRERLDATEQVEDAFTGLRVLKFDENFITLQLRTCIPKLDGLLGQHDLVHTTEPSELIHELLIHLKDKTTEITKVEMLPNDVYIGDIIDAADSLRQIRLHSALLDTRSSLQWLVAKVTERIISATLRKCMAKSSKTIRHTFEYYDKDETIVAHIAGGIDAFLKVSDGWPLLNSPLKLASLKNSENHSNGISLSLICKELANSLDLQTRQNLSSFMDAIEKILMQQSREELNSSEPSQK, encoded by the exons ATGGAAGATCATCCCCATGACGAATCCTTCCATCTTCAAGAGATTCACAg CCGCGTAAAAGAGCTCGAGCACCGTCACCGTAATTGCATAGACGAATCTGGAGAATCGATTCCTTGCGGTTTCGAGGCTTTGGCACAAGATTATGCTCTTCAGCTTGAG ACAAAGGTGAAAGAGATTGTTGAAGATTATTGCCATGTTGAAGAGTCAG AGGCTTACTTGGAGTATTTACGAAAGGAGCTTCATTCCGCTGAGGCTGAAACTGCCAAGGTTTCTCAAGAAATTGAGCGTCTTTCCAAAGCTCATGCGGAAG ACTCTACTAGGCTGGAATCGGATCTTGAAGGTCTTCTATTCTCACTTGATTTTCTCTCATCTCAG GATGTGGACAAGTCAAAAGAGAACCTGCCGTCCAGCAGCTCAATGGAAGTATGTGATGTGGATTATGACGAGAAATTTAAG ATGTTTGAACTTGAGAATCAGATTGAGGAGAAAAAGGTGATTCTCAAGTCATTAGAAGATCTGGATTCTGTACGTGAAAG GCTTGATGCTACAGAACAGGTTGAGGACGCATTCACAGGCTTGAGGGTTCTCAAGTTTGATGAAAACTTCATTACGCTCCAACTGCGAACATGTATTCCAAAACTAGATGGCTTGCTTGGACAGCACGACCTTGTGCACACTACTGAACCATCTGAATTGATCCATGAATTGCTAATTCATCTCAAGGATAAAACTACAGAGATAACAAAAGTTGAG ATGCTTCCAAATGATGTATACATAGGAGACATCATTGACGCTGCTGATTCTCTCAG GCAGATAAGATTACACTCTGCATTGCTAGACACAAGATCTTCACTCCAGTGGCTTGTCGCCAAGGTGACAGAAAGAATTATTTCGGCCACTTTAAGAAAATGTATGGCGAAAAGTTCGAAAACAATCAG GCACACGTTCGAATACTACGACAAAGATGAAACAATTGTGGCTCATATAGCCGGAGGTATCGATGCATTTTTAAAAGTCTCTGATGGTTGGCCGCTGCTGAATTCTCCACTAAAGCTCGCATCTCTCAAGAACTCTGAGAATCATTCAAATGGAATCTCGCTGAGCCTAATCTGCAAA GAACTAGCGAATTCACTGGATTTACAGACCCGGCAAAACTTATCAAGCTTCATGGATGCTATTGAGAAGAT
- the LOC103828692 gene encoding bystin, which yields MYKATNMFASSTKAERFYELFLLPRVREDIRIHKRLHFCLYQSLKKSLFKPKGFYCGILLPLCKSGTCTIPEAVIIGSIIHKFSIPENFSSAALLCLAEMEFLGTRSYFMKAILEKKYALAHLAIDAVAAHFLRFRKETKVMPVIWHQTLLAFVQRYKHELRKEDKKSLTSLLEKQNHELITPEIVRELISSRNRGEMEDNSHSASTIKEDWFDMPQVPMEED from the exons ATGTACAAGGCTACAAACATGTTTGCCTCCAGCACCAAAGCTGAACGCTTCTATGAACTTTTTCTTCTTCCTAGGGTCAGAGAGGATATCAGAATCCACAAAAGGCTACATTTTTGTCTCTACCAATCTTTGAAAAAGTCACTCTTCAAGCCCAAAGGATTCTACTGTGGGATTCTACTTCCCCTCTGTAAg tctGGAACATGCACCATCCCCGAAGCTGTAATTATAGGGAGTATAATACACAAGTTTTCTATTCCTGAAAATTTTTCAAG TGCCGCCTTGTTATGTTTGGCGGAGATGGAATTTCTAGGCACAAGAAG TTACTTCATGAAAGCTATCCTGGAGAAGAAATATGCGCTGGCTCATCTGGCCATTGATGCGGTCGCTGCTCACTTCTTGAGATTTCGTAAGGAGACTAAAGTTATGCCGGTCATTTGGCACCAAACTCTTCTCGCCTTTGTACAACG GTACAAGCATGAACTAAGAAAGGAGGATAAAAAGAGTCTCACAAGTCTACTTGAGAAGCAAAATCACGAGCTA ATTACTCCTGAAATTGTGAGAGAGCTTATTAGTAGCAGAAACCGTGGAGAGATGGAGGATAATTCACATTCAGCTTCAACGATCAAAGAAGACTGGTTTGACATGCCACAAGTTCCAATGGAAGAAGACTAG
- the LOC103828695 gene encoding uncharacterized protein LOC103828695 isoform X1, which translates to MEDHPHDESFHLQEIHSRVKELEHRHRNCIDESGESIPCGFEALAQDYALQLETKVKEIVEDYCHVEESEAYLEYLRKELHSAEAETAKVSQEIERLSKAHAEDSTRLESDLEGLLFSLDFLSSQDVDKSKENLPSSSSMEVCDVDYDEKFKMFELENQIEEKKVILKSLEDLDSVRERLDATEQVEDAFTGLRVLKFDENFITLQLRTCIPKLDGLLGQHDLVHTTEPSELIHELLIHLKDKTTEITKVEMLPNDVYIGDIIDAADSLRQIRLHSALLDTRSSLQWLVAKVTERIISATLRKCMAKSSKTIRHTFEYYDKDETIVAHIAGGIDAFLKVSDGWPLLNSPLKLASLKNSENHSNGISLSLICKVEELANSLDLQTRQNLSSFMDAIEKILMQQSREELNSSEPSQK; encoded by the exons ATGGAAGATCATCCCCATGACGAATCCTTCCATCTTCAAGAGATTCACAg CCGCGTAAAAGAGCTCGAGCACCGTCACCGTAATTGCATAGACGAATCTGGAGAATCGATTCCTTGCGGTTTCGAGGCTTTGGCACAAGATTATGCTCTTCAGCTTGAG ACAAAGGTGAAAGAGATTGTTGAAGATTATTGCCATGTTGAAGAGTCAG AGGCTTACTTGGAGTATTTACGAAAGGAGCTTCATTCCGCTGAGGCTGAAACTGCCAAGGTTTCTCAAGAAATTGAGCGTCTTTCCAAAGCTCATGCGGAAG ACTCTACTAGGCTGGAATCGGATCTTGAAGGTCTTCTATTCTCACTTGATTTTCTCTCATCTCAG GATGTGGACAAGTCAAAAGAGAACCTGCCGTCCAGCAGCTCAATGGAAGTATGTGATGTGGATTATGACGAGAAATTTAAG ATGTTTGAACTTGAGAATCAGATTGAGGAGAAAAAGGTGATTCTCAAGTCATTAGAAGATCTGGATTCTGTACGTGAAAG GCTTGATGCTACAGAACAGGTTGAGGACGCATTCACAGGCTTGAGGGTTCTCAAGTTTGATGAAAACTTCATTACGCTCCAACTGCGAACATGTATTCCAAAACTAGATGGCTTGCTTGGACAGCACGACCTTGTGCACACTACTGAACCATCTGAATTGATCCATGAATTGCTAATTCATCTCAAGGATAAAACTACAGAGATAACAAAAGTTGAG ATGCTTCCAAATGATGTATACATAGGAGACATCATTGACGCTGCTGATTCTCTCAG GCAGATAAGATTACACTCTGCATTGCTAGACACAAGATCTTCACTCCAGTGGCTTGTCGCCAAGGTGACAGAAAGAATTATTTCGGCCACTTTAAGAAAATGTATGGCGAAAAGTTCGAAAACAATCAG GCACACGTTCGAATACTACGACAAAGATGAAACAATTGTGGCTCATATAGCCGGAGGTATCGATGCATTTTTAAAAGTCTCTGATGGTTGGCCGCTGCTGAATTCTCCACTAAAGCTCGCATCTCTCAAGAACTCTGAGAATCATTCAAATGGAATCTCGCTGAGCCTAATCTGCAAAGTAGAA GAACTAGCGAATTCACTGGATTTACAGACCCGGCAAAACTTATCAAGCTTCATGGATGCTATTGAGAAGAT
- the LOC103828870 gene encoding uncharacterized protein LOC103828870, with the protein MEDDSEAIDNLRETIKMSLSPSAMISYDSLVQDFTLDRIGVAEMTTSLTRLLEKDEFLHQRFLEATNELKQEQEDANGETQDVKVDDESAKEDPHVHVESNLEADLENPKEDVTLEITPSYELIPAEERSLAVVSGTVLNNEFRQVKVETPRPKKLIGYKKDVADYEDVRYQNDMMIEYLTSAVEHWEKVMRKEMRIEDVEEKFYTCIEELDRGGMIKKLKQNYQEALPVILYRLKEKLTYHILTRETKNSRWKQIESTEKARRRKQRRLTI; encoded by the coding sequence ATGGAGGACGATTCAGAAGCAATAGATAACTTGCGTGAGACCATCAAGATGAGTTTAAGTCCGTCGGCAATGATAAGTTACGATTCCTTGGTTCAGGACTTTACGCTCGATCGAATCGGAGTGGCCGAAATGACTACATCGCTTACACGTTTGCTGGAGAAAGACGAGTTTCTTCATCAGCGCTTCCTTGAAGCTACCAACGAACttaaacaagaacaagaagatgCCAATGGAGAGACCCAAGATGTTAAAGTCGACGACGAGAGCGCGAAAGAAGATCCTCATGTTCATGTTGAATCAAATCTTGAAGCCGATCTTGAGAACCCTAAAGAAGATGTAACTCTGGAGATCACACCCAGCTACGAGCTCATCCCCGCGGAAGAACGGTCTCTGGCCGTCGTCTCAGGAACGGTATTGAACAACGAGTTTCGTCAGGTGAAAGTTGAAACACCACGACCTAAGAAACTAATTGGCTACAAAAAAGATGTGGCGGATTACGAAGATGTAAGGTATCAGAACGATATGATGATAGAGTATCTAACGAGTGCAGTGGAGCATTGGGAGAAAGTCATGAGGAAAGAGATGAGAATAGAAGATGTTGAAGAAAAATTCTACACTTGCATCGAAGAGTTAGATCGTGGAGGTATGATCAAGAAGCTGAAACAAAACTACCAAGAGGCTTTACCAGTGATCTTATATCGACTGAAAGAGAAGCTGACTTACCATATACTTACTCGGGAAACAAAGAACTCTAGATGGAAGCAAATAGAATCCACTGAAAAAGCTCGCCGCAGAAAGCAAAGGAGATTAACAATCTGA